A segment of the Symmachiella macrocystis genome:
GGAAACCAAGACCTCGCTGGGCTGATACTGCAGACCGTGATCCCGTTCGTACGCGCTGCAGATCGCCTGCTTCAATTCGGCGATTCCCCCTGAGGGGGTGTAGTGCGTATGGCCCGCTTGCATGGCGGCGATGGCCGCGTCTTGTATGTGCTGCGGGGTGGTGAAGTCCGGTTCGCCTAACGTGAATTCATAAACCTTAACGCCCTTGTTTTTCAGCTCTTTGGCCTTTGCGGCCGCGGCGATCGTGGCGGATGGTTTCAGGGAGCGAATAGACGCGGAGATCTTCATGGCGATTCTGAACTTCGTTTTAAGATAGCGTGAAACACAAATCGAAGGCTCGCTGGAGCCCAGGGTCGATTGTTCTCGCCGGGTGTCGAGGCGTCAAGTGCCTTGGCCATCTCACGTGCCAAAATCCTAATTTTTCGCATCGGTGGGGGACACTAAAGTTAGCCGCCATCGAGTTACGTCAATCTCAAAGTTGCGCTACTTCGTTGGTTACGGGCAGCAGAAATTCAGCAACGGCTTACATGGCAAGAATTTCCGCTTGACGGATTTTTTGCAAGCTATTATAAGTGCGCGCAGATGGATCGGATTAAATGGCTGCAAAAGAAATAGTGTAAACATCGCACGCTTTGCGATGAAGTGTTTTAACCGTCGCTTCTCTTTGTATTGGGCGCCCAAGAGAAGCACCTCTAAGACAGCCGGTGCCTTCTTTTTCAAGTCTAGGAGCCACGGAATATGGCAACACGTACAGCTGCGAAGAAATCAAAGTCCCCCGCAAAACCGGCCGCCGCACGCAAGACCGCAACCCGGTCGACAAAGGCCAAGACCGGCGCAGCTAAGACAACCGCCAAACGGGCGACAGCTGCAAAGTCGACCAAAGCCAAAACAGGAGCTGCAAAATCCACGAAGGCCAAACCGGCCAAGGCCAAACGGGCCACAGCTGCCAAATCGACCAAAGCCAAAACCGCAACAGCAAAGCGGACCACCGCTGCCAAGTCGACGAAGGCTAAGACCGGCGCTGCAAAGACCACGAAGGCCAAACCAGCGACGGCTAAACGAGCCACCGCTGCCAAGTCGACGAAAGCCAAAGCCGGCGCCAAAACCACGGCACGTAAAACGGCGACTCGTTCGACGAAAGCCAAGGCTGGTGCCAAGACCACTACACGCAAGACGGCCACACGTTCGACCAAAGCCAAACCGGCTGCGGCCAAGAAACGGGCCACTCGCACACGCAAGGCTGCTAAGTAATTAGTCGTTGCCGATCGGTGACGATCGCAAGCGTGACAAACAAAAAACAGGCTGGACCACCATGGGTCCAGCCTGTTTGCATTGATGAGTAGTAGAAGCAGCGCGTTTCATGTCGCGCAACTTTCAGGACGGTCGGTTCAAAACTGAACCATGTATTTGTCCGTCATTTTCAGCCGTAGTTTGGCCATCTCTTCTGCGATGGCATCCAGCGTATTGAAGGTGGCAGTGGCCGCTTTGGACCGTTGCTCGACGCTGATCATCCGCTTCTGCGTGCCACGTCGCGCGCGGCCGGCTGCTTCGGCATTGGCATTGTACAGGCCACCTCCACGGGAATACCCATAACTCGAGCCGCCCCAACCGCCCCAGCCACCGCTCCAGCGTGAACCGCCATAGAATGCACCGTACGAACCGCCGCGGCTAAGGTTCACGCTGGTTTGTTGCAGCACCTTGCGGGACGACGTTCCTCGGAGCGTACCAGCAGTCTGCCGGAGGGTAATAGCAACATTGAGCGCGAAATCAACCAATTCCGGATCGACACCCAAGGTGGGAAGGGCTTCCAGGTCGTCAGCCCGCTCGCGGAACCAGCGAGCGTACATTGTCGCAACGGCTCCTCGGTAGTCTCCAACCTTGGCCACGATATCCTCAATGTCACGATAGTAATTGAGGGCCATTCTCGCCTGTTTGCTCGCTTCATCCTCGGGTTCTTTACCGCCGGGATACTCCCCTTTTCCATGCATTTTGGCCTGGAACCGCGTGTCGACCATCGCAAACATGCGGTCGATTGTTTGGCGGGTCAGTTTGCCTTGCAGCATCCATGTCTTGCCCGACGCACTTGCGTTCCATTCTCGGAACTCATCGGTGTGAATACCCATGTCAGCTAACAGGTCGATCATCAGATCCTTGTAATCTTTGAGCGGACCGGCCGGTTTGTCGAAATCCATCCGTAAGATCGCCGCGGCATTTTTCGAAATCTGCACGTCTAAAGACAAACCCTGGACGCTGGCAATAATCTCAGAAATTTCTTCAACTTGGCCTTGGTGTTTTTCAAAGGCTTCATGGTCGGCGATATGCACGCGGACGTTCGCCGGCGTCGTAACGTCCCGCAGTTCCAATGCCATAACAATCGGCGTACGGTCGGTGACCCGGTTTAGAGCATCCTGGAGATATTCGCTGAGCGCATAGGATTTTTTGGCCCGCAACCAACGAGCCACTTTTTGCCGGTTGGCCGGATTCAAGATCGCCCCTTGTTTTTCCCCGATGCGAACGACATACGACTCGCCTCCAGTTTCCACTGCGGGAATGCCTTCGATGTTGTCGACGTTGGACTCAAGTTCGTCGGCCAAATTCTCCATGTTCGGCGCGGTATCTGTTTCAATCAGTGTGATCTCCCACGTCGACTCAAGGTGCATCGGCTGAACCAGCGCGCCCATCAGGACCTGTTTCCAATGCGGACCCGTCCTCCCCGCTTGTTCGCGGACCGCTTGCCGCTGTTCCTTCCACTTTTCTGCTATGGCCATTTCCGTGGCCTCCAGCGCTTCGACATCAATCGCGATCAGCGAGTTCGTTTCGGCCGGCAGATAGGTTGAAAGTTTTTTGAGTTGTGCTTCGGCTCGGCTGGTCGTGCAAACCAACGTCGCGACAACAATGGCCGCCAAAGGGATTCGGTGGTGAGATTTCATTATCATAGTAGACGATCCTCAAGTGCTGGGAGAATTCCGGGTTGAATAACCAGTGGAGAGCAAAATTCATGCTACCGTGGGCGGACCCCGAACGCAAATGATGACTAGCTCGCGCCAACATCATTTTCGCTGAAACTGCTGCCGAATCGCACTGATTGGACTATTTTTTGAAATTCAACCCCGGATCGTTGGGGGCTCCGCCCGTCATGCGAAAGTTGAATCCCTCAGGTCCGTCCCACGACATATCGCCGACCATTGCTCCGCCTCCGTCACTGGGAACGAGAGTCAATATCCCGTTGCCTGCGGTGTAAGTACCGGAAAACTTGTCGGTTTTGCCCTGGCTGGTGTAGACCCAGGTGAACTTGCCATCTTTGGCAAGGTCCAAGTCAAATCGATCGTCGCCACGCGCTGCCTGCCATTTGCCGTCGACCGTTGCGCCTTCCGGCTGGGGTTTGCTGGGGGGCGGCTCGACTTCGGCAGGAGGATCTTCTCCATCGCTGCCTTCGGTCATGCCGGCCAACAATTGGGCCGACAATTGGTCATCCGGGTTCAACTCAACGACCTTTTTGAGTTCTTTTACCGCGGCTTCGTTGTGACCGCAGGTTATGTACTCATAGGCCAATAAGAATCGCACATTGGCCGAATCGGGATGGGAGTTGCGATATTCCTCCAGCTTCCGCAGTTGCGCGGTATAGGTTGCCGGATCGGCGTACAGGCCACTCAACGTGGTCCAATCCCATCCCGGCCCTGCGGAGAGCACGGCATAAATTACACCGGCCGCTTGGTCGTAATCCCCCATCGCGAACAAAATCAATCCGCGGAATTCATGCAAGACCGCGTCGTTGGGCATTTCCTTCAGCGACGAATTGACGAGTTGCAAAGCCCGTTCGTAGTCCATTTGCTTAAAGGCTTCACGGGCTTGATCAAATTCATCCATCGCCGGATCGGGAGCCGATTCCGCTGGGATTTCACCATATTCATCAGGGGCAGCAACCTCGATCGGTTGCGAGTAGTTATAAACGACAGAAGTGCTGGGAGAACTGACATAATACGGATTGCTATACGGAACATATCCCCAGTTATAGATCGCACTGCCTAGACCGTAAGCGGCGAAACCCCATGCAACCGGATATGCACGCCAGCCGTATCCCCGGTGTCCGTTCCAGTACCCATGATGCCAGTTATTGTAACGGTTATTGTGGTAGTTCCATCGTGCTCCCCCATAACCTGGACGGTTCCCATAACCCGGGCGATTACCGTACCCCGGGCGATTGCCGTACCCTGGCCGGTTACCTGGCCGGTTACCGGGTCGGTTGCCTGGTCGGTTGCCTGGTCGGTTTCCATCGCCGGGGCGGTTGCCCGGTCGATTACCGTTGCCGGGTCGGTTGCCTGGTCGGTTTCCATCGCCGGGACGGTTACCCGGTCGATTCCCGTTGCCTGGGCGATTGCCATTGCCGGGTCGGTTGCCATTGCCAGGGCGGTTGCCGTTGCCGGGGCGGTTGCCCGGGCGATCACCGATACCTGGGCGCCCTCCTCCAGGACGATTTCCGTTGCCGGGGCGGTTGCCACCGGGACGGTTACCATTTCCGATGCCCGGGCGGTTTCCACCGGGACGGTTGCCATTTCCAGTACCGGGGCGACTGCCACCTGGGCGGTTCCCACTTCCAATACCGGGGCGGCTTCCACCAGGACGCGTGCTGGGACGTGAACCTCCGGGACGTGAACCACCGGGACGTGAACCACCGGGACGTGAACCACCGGGACGTGAACCACCGGGACGTGTACTGGGACGTGAACCACCGGGACGCGTGCTGGGACGTGAACCACCGGGACGTGAACTGGGGCGTGAGCTCGGTCTTGAACTGGGACGGCTGAAGGATCCGCTCCGATTGGCACCGCCGCTACGCGATCCACCACCAGGACGTGCACCACCGGCACGTCCTCCACCGGCACGTCCTCCACCAGAACGTCCTCCACCAGAACGTCCTCCACCAGAACGTCCTCCACCAGAACGAGCACCGCCACCGCGTCCGCCTCCACCCCGTCCGCCGCCACGTCCACCGCGGCCGAAGGCGTCACCGCTCATCAGCAGGGGGACCAGGATGATGACCATGGTGATCGAGATGTATTTTTTCATCGAACCTTCTCCTCAAACGGAAAACTCGCATAGAAGCGGATTGTGAGTCGCCTCAACGGCGAGATGGAAATTCAGGTATTGCGAGAAGCAATGGGCGTATTTGTGATTCGTTAATCTATCAGTCTAATGAGGTGGTGGCGCCTGGCGGACAATCGTGATTTCTTCAATGTTCGGCGAGACTTCGCCGCCGAGAATACGATCCACCGATTGCCACGTATACGTATTGCCATCAATGAATGTAAAAACATTCGTTGCCGAAGCGGTTTGTCCGTCATTGATGATGCCGGTCATCTTGATGATCCAGCGGTCGCCGTCGTTTGTCCAAAATCCTTGAGCAAATCCACCAGCGTTGTCGAAGGTCCAGGAACGGATCTGCTTTGCCTCGGGATCCCAACCAATGCGGGTCGTCCCCTCCAGCTCATTTCGTCCAGCCATACGAACTTTGAATGAACGCAATAGAAAATTTTTATTCTTCGACCAGCGGCAAGAAGTGACGACCAACGAATCGCTCCCTTCATCGACCCATTCGCCGACCATCCACTCAAGTTCCTTCAATCGATGATAGTTCGAGTGTTGCAGAGCTGCGATTTCACGCACATGGGCAATTTGCCAACCTTCGCCGGTGTTGACGTGTAGCACGGCGTAACCGCTTTGAATCGGCTCTTCCCCCTCTTTGCGGGTCACCCATGTTGTTCCTTTTTCGATAGCCACCCCTTTGCCGAGAAAACGAATCGACTCGATGGTCGTTTCAATTTTCAAACCGGGCGACTGCTTAAACGTTTCTGTGAAATCTTCGAGAATCGCCTCGCGGCCGGCGATTACACTGCCGTCCTGCGAGAGGTATTCCGCATTCTCGGTGAACTGTGCAGCGATAGTGGCTGCGTCGCCCGCATTGAACGCCTTTGTGAATTTTTCGGCTGACTGTTGGATGGCTGCTTGATTCTCTTGCGGTTGTGACGGTTCGTCCGCAACAGATGTGAGACAGCATGCGGAAAACCCCGCCGCTGCCAGAACCAAGGCCGGGAACAGGTATTTAGACATAATGATCCGATCCTTTTCTTTAGATGTAGTGTCCACCTCTCGCGTTCTCGCAGATTTATTGCGGAATCGCGGGATTTCAAGCGTTGTTGCAACGGCTCACATGCGTCATACGGGTTAGGAGACTCGGTACGCAAACGAATTTGAAAGATGTTCGCGCCGCGATGTATCAACCGATCGCATTAGGAATTGATGGAATTGACGTATTCCACGGAACGGAGATCGCTTCGCTGCCGTGCGAATTCGCATCTCGAAGATTACTCCGCAGGCCGGCTTTTTTGCCACGCCCGGTCTGGATTCCCCCCCTAGCAGTTGGGATTGTAGTGGTCTGGATCCACAAACCACAATCGTTGCAATGCCCTCGGCTGCATTTTTCCGGTTATTGGTGGCCTGCGATACTTATTCCGTTTGCTCTTCTCACTGGGGGAGTCACTGATTTTACGCAGACGCTTTAGCCGCACGCCGCCGCACATTACACTCAGAGGCGATGCCGACTGAACGTAGTTTCCTAATACTTTGCGGAAGCCCCATGATGACCGATCAATATCCGCTGAACTGGGATCTTGACGTATTATACCCAGAACCTTCCACCGCTGAGTTTACCGCTGTCTTCGATGCCTTTCGCGCCGACGTGCAAAAAGTCGCCGATGAATCAGACCAACTCCCCGCAGTGAGCGGGGCAGCGGAGGGAGTCGCGGTTTGGGTAGAGTTCTTTCAGAATTTCGAAGACATCTCCAGCCGTGCCCATGAGTTGCAGTCATTCATCGGCTGTCATTGCGCGGCTGATGCGGAGAACAAATGCTATCAGCAGTTCGAAGCCTCGCTGTCAGCATTAACGCCATATCAACAACGTATGGCAACGAATCTCGAGTTTGCGCTGAAGGATGCCACGGATGCTGAATTCGAAGCGTTCTTAGCAGCGGCCCCTCAGTTGGCCGACAGCGCGTTCTTTTTTGGCGAATCTCGCCGGCATGCAGCTTTGCGGTTGCCCAAGCCACAGGAAACGCTCTTTGCCGATTTGTCGGTCGACGGTCTCCATGCCTGGGGGCGGATGTATGATAGGATTTCGGGCGAATTGCGCGTGGAGGTCATGCACAAAGGGAACGTCGTCCGGAAATCGCCGGGGCAGATTCGCCTCGACGCGCCGCTCCGCGAAGTGCGCGAAAACAATTTCTATGCAGCGACCAAGGCCTGGGACTCTATCGCCGGCAGCTGCGCCGACGCCTTGAATCACATCGCCGGAACCCGCTTGACGCTCTACGACCATCTCGGCTTGGAAGACCATTTGGTCGTGCCGCTGCACGAAAATCGCATGCAGCGCGAAACGCTGGATGCCATGTGGTCGGCCATCGATGCGCGCAAAGAGGTTTTGGTGACCTATCTGCAAAAAAAGGCCGCCGCGTTGGGTTTGAGTAAACCGGCCTGGTACGACCTGTCTACGGCCTATCCCACGAATGTGACGGCTAAGGACGTCACGTATGATGCGGCTGTTCAGAAAATCGTGGAGACGTTCGCACGCTTCAGTCCCGATTTGGGGGAATTCGCCGAACTGGCCTGCGCCGGAGGATGGATTGAGGCAGAGGATCGTGGCGGCAAACGGCAAGGAGGATTTTGTACCGGATTCGAGCGACACAAACAATCGCGAATTTTTATGACGTTCACCAACTCCGAGGACGCGCTCTCTACGTTGGCTCACGAACTCGGACATGCCTATCACAGTTGGGTTCTGAAGGATCAGCCGGTGATGCTGCAGGACTATCCCATGAATCTGGCTGAAACCGCATCGACGTTCGCCGAAGCGATTGTCGCCGAGCAGCGTTTAGCGGGGACCGACAGTCGCGATGAAAAAATTGCGATCCTCGATTCCATGCTGGGTGATGCCGTGGCGTTTCTGATGAATATCCATGCGCGATTCCAGTTCGAAAACGAGTTGCACGTCCAACGCAAGCAGGGAGAACTTTCGCCGGAGCAACTCAACGATCTGATGCAGTCCGCCCAACGTAAAGCGTATTGTGATGCCCTGGCCGAAGAGGGTTGGAACCCGAATTTTTGGGCCTCCAAACTGCATTTCTACATCAGCGAATTGCCGTTTTATAATTTTCCCTATACGTTCGGATATTTGTTGTCGTTGGGCGTATACAAGCTGTCGCAGGATTCGGGCGGGGACTTCCCCAAACAATACCGAGAATTCCTCATGGCCACCGGTTGCATGTCGGCGGAAGACGCAGTCCGGTCGACCTTTGGCTACGATTTGACGCAACCCGATTTCTGGAACAAGAGCCTGGATGTCGTTGAACAACGCGCGCAACAATTCTTGGACTTGATCGCCGCGACTTAAGTTGCCGCCGCAATCACAATCCATAGAGCTCTGCTACTCCGCCGCAGAGCATTTCTCATTTTGCTTCGATCCTTCCCACATAAAAAAATCATGAGCGAATCCCTCGGAACCTGGAAACAAGTCGAAGTCGCCAACAAAGCGGTCGATGTCTACGAGCCGTCGCAACCGTCGGAACACAATTATGTCGTGTTGCATCTGCATGGACACGGTGGGCGGACGTTGCGGAACAATGCGGTCTATACAGCAGAATTTGAAAAATACGGACTCCGCGCCGTCTGCCCGCATGGGAAACGCTCGTGGTGGGGCAAACGCATCTGCACTGAGTTTGACGCGCAGATCTCGCCGGTTGAGTATATTCGCCAGCACCTGATGCCCTATATCAATGAACAGTTCGGGGCGGAGCCGCCGGCAATCGCGGTGAGTGGAGTGAGCATGGGCGGGCAGGGGGCGTTGCGACTGGCGTACTGGTACCCGCAGGAGTTTCCCGTGGTCGCCGCGTTAGCGCCGGCAGTCGATTTTCAAAATTGGCTCGGGCAGGGGATTCCGCTAGACGAAATGTATGAGTCGGCGCTCGATGCTCGTCAAGACACGGTGACATTGCAGATCCATCCGCTGAATTGGCCGCCGCAACAATTCATTGCTTGCGACCCGCGCGACGCGGACTGTTTCGAGGGCACCGACCGCTTAATCAGCAAGCTCTCCTCGTCGGGCATCCTTTATGAAAAGGACCTGACTACCTCTGCTGGGGGGCACAGTTGGGAGTACTTTAACCACATTGCGCCGGCAACGGTGGAGTTCTTATTCCGGCGGCTGGAACGAGAACGTTTGAAGTTTCGCGACTAACCGGCCTACCGGTCAGTACCCTCCACCTAGCGAGGCTCCGTTGATGATCCGAGCCTCTCCCGTCAACTCATTGACGATGACTTGCTGCCCTTGGTAATGAAAATCGCGTTTTCCCTGAAAGCGTTCTCGCACCCAAACCTCCGCGAATCCATGTTTGGGGGCAGTTCGCAGCGTGTATTGTTCGCTGGAACCATCATAGGTGACCTCGTCGGCCCGTCCCCAATATTTTTGTCCGTCCAGTCGGGCATTGCCGGTGGCCAACAGAGTGATGTAGGGCTTGGACGATTGATCCGCGGCAGCCAATCTCCGCAATCGCAACGTATCGGACGCTAGCATGCCCCCCATCTCCGGCAAGTCATCGGGATCGATCACTTGCGTGGGGCGTTTGACAGGCCCATAAACCACGACGACGTCATCGTGGAATTTCGTCATGGCCGAGCTATTGGAATCGCTGAAACTGGAGACGTTGCCGTCCATGTGGCCACGGAAGGTGATTTTTGTGTATTTCCATTCCTGCACGTCACCCGAACGGACGGAGCGGTTCGAGGATGCTGAAATTCCCGGCCCCAGCGCCCCTCCCTTGCCGTTGTCCCGCCGCCAAGATTCCATCCAACCGCCGCCCGAACTGGTCATTTCTCCGGTCACCTGATTCATCGCCAGTTCAAAAATTTCACCGCGATGGGTTCCGACGAGCAAGTTCCCCTCGAATTGTTTGCTATTCATCTGGACGCCATCGCGGCAGATGACTTTACGAATTTCTGCCACCTGTCGCGGATCACCATCCCGCTCAATCAGCGAAATGCGATTGGTGAGTTCAACGTCCATCTGCCCGCACGTCAGTTCACTGTCCTCAAGCACGATCCGCACGTTGTCATAAAACCGTGCATGTAACCCGTCGAACGTCATGCGTTCCTTCCACCACACGGTGAGCAATTCCGGCGTTTTCAATTCTTGGCCATCCAGCCGGTTTGAGACCGGTCGCTGCATCAGCCCCGCTCCCCCGACCTGAATACGATTCTCACGTCGATTGGTGAAGATCTCCATTCCTTCGACGTGCATGCCTTTATCACGCAGGTGAGCACGCATTTCCGGCGTGTGATCGTCCGCAGGTGTGCCTTCGATCCAAATCTTCTGATGATCGTTGGTCATATCTTCGTTATGGATCGTCATTTTGTGACAATCGATGGTCAGCGGCTCATCACCGTTTTTGTGCTCCTGGATAATGGACACATGCCCGACAGTACGCAATTCAGAGACATGGTGCTCCTCGCCTTCGCGGATAACGCGAATTTGAATCCGGTCGGCATCGATACTATAGGGTTCTTGTTTGCTGACAGGCGGTCGGCGTTGTTGTTGCGGAGCAGCGGCCTTGTCAGGACTGGCTTGAGCGTCGAGCGCGTCGGCGGAGATTTCATCTTCTGTGGAGGCCAATGCTTGACCGCGACCGTGGTTCGTCAAACGGCGAGGCGGCTGCGATGCCTTGCTGGCCGCCGTGGTCTGACGAATTGGCCCGCGCTGCCTGTTTTGTGGACGCTGATAATTCAACTTGACGAGCCGTTCTCGTGCCGCGGGTGTAGTCAACGCGGTCTCGTCGACTCGAGGGATCTTACCTTCCTCGAACCAGACCTCTAGCTTTTTGGTACTGCCGGACATTTCCGGATCTCTGGCAGCAAAGACCACATTGGTGCGCGCCATGAGTCGCTGGATTTTTATATTTCGACTTGAACCGAATGCATCCTCGTCGACCCGCGCTGTTTTCGCTGTGCGCGGAGTCTCGTCTTCTTCCAACCAAATTCTAATGAGTTCCCCTTCAATCCCCATTTTATTCGCCTGAAGCAAGCGGGCGCCTTCTTGGAACTCCAGAATATCTTGGTTCGATTTCGGATCGGGCCGTTTCCAAATCTGCTTCTGCCACTCGGCACGATAAGCAACTTGGTGCGTGTCAGGGTCACTGGACGTCATAAAGCCCACACCCCGGCCCAGGATGGAGATGATTTCGTTGTTCTCGTCTTGGTTGATCGTCAATTCCGGACAGTAGAAATCGTTGTTTTTCTGACGAACGTGGACCCGATGACCGTCCTTCATGACGATTTGTTTTTCGTCGCCGTCGTAAGTCAATTCCTGCATCGTCGCATTCACGTTATTGTGTTGGGACTTCAGTAAGACACGCTTGCCTGTCGCTAAGAGCCGACTGAACTCCCGCTTTGAGGATTTCTTTTTGCGCGGTGGAGACGCATCCGATTCCTCGGCAGGCTGTTGAACGATTTTTTTGGCTTCGCGGAAAACGATATGCAGCATATCGCTATCCAAGGTATCGTTGCCCTCCAGTGTACGGCGAATGACTTTGACAACTTCGCTAAAAGAGACCGTGTTCGATATCATGTCAAACACAAACGGACCGTCGCTGTTAATTTGCACCCGCTCGTCCGGTTGCCCCGGGCGGTTGCCCTCTTTGAGCAAATGCATTTCGACATGGTCACGCAAGCGGATCGTATGGATTCCTGCGATTGCCGGTTTATCACGGCTGTCCGTCTTGTTATCGGGAATCAGCTTCAGCTCCAACCCGTGGCCGGTCCCGCGATGACCGTCGTATTCAAAGACGACCTTGTCGTCGCTCCACGCTAATGGTGACGCATCACCCGCATTGGCGAATTGTGGATTCAGTGGAGGATTTTCTTGAAAGAAAAAGTTGCGCCCCCGTGCCCACAAGCCTTGGGGCCCGCGGATTTCGTACACGCCTTTCAACGCCCCGCCAACAATCCGTCCCGGATTGTAATTCGTCGATTCAAAACCTTTTTCGAATTGCAGCACGGCCGAACGGCTCACCAGTGTATAGGGTGGCTCGCTCGGGTCGTCTTCGTTGATGACGACCATCGCAAATGGAGTGAATTCAATTTCCCCTTTGGTGCCATTCGTACCAGGACCGTTCGAAGGCGCTTCAGGTTTTCGTTCCCATTTCTCAGTAAAGATAAACCGGTTGCCGTCATGGAATTGATACAGCGCATCCCAGGCCCATTTTGAATTTGGCAGATGCTTGGTCGAAATCTCATTCCGTTGCCCGCGTTTGCCAGGTTGATCAACTTTTGCCTTCACTTGCTTTTTAACGACCGGCATCTCCCGCTGCACCATCGGCGTGACGCACAGCGCATACAACCCATATGCGCCGCACAAGCAGCCGGTGGCCAAAATGGTGATCGCCAGACGTTTAAACAAAGCAGTTCCTAAATGATTCGTTAAGGGGTGTTCGTGCGAATGAAACCGTCAGGCGGGGCGGGCGGCGACATCCGGCAGCAAACCGATGACGTCCGTAATGTCGATGAGTCCCACCGGGCAACCCTCAGGATCGACGACCGGCAATTCACTGATGCGTCGCTGCGAGAGTATCGCAAGCGCATCAGTCAGCATGGCATCAGCAGTAATCGTAACCGGTCGCCGCGTCATGACGTTGCTGATCGGTTGATCAAGTTGTTCGTCGGCGCGTTGTTCTAACAGCCGCGCCAAATCGCTATCCGTAAAAATTCCCGTCAAGCCGCCGTCGGCATCGACCAACATCACCGCACCGGTGCGGCGTTCTGGACGACTAAGACCGACCAACACGTCGCGAATCGATCGCGTCTCGTTGGAAATCCGCAAATCTGTACCGTGTCGCATGGTTTCCGCGACTGTTTTAAGCCGGTTGCCCAAACTTCCGCCTGGATGAAACCGGGCGAAATCTTGGGGGGTGAATCCTCGTTCTTCGCTAAGCACAATCGCCAGCGCGTCGCCCACGGCCAACATGGCCGTTGTGCTATTCGTCGGGGCAAGTTTTAGTTGCCCCGCTTCGCCCACAGGTCCTAACGACAACGTAATATCGGACGCCGCAGCCAAGGTACTAGTTTCTCGCCCGGTAATGGCAATCAAGTGGGTTGGCATTGATTTCAGATGGTGAATCAACTGGCAGATTTCATCCGTTTCGCCGCTGTTGGACAAAGCTAAGACGACATCGCCACCATGCAAGCACCCCAGGTCGCCGTGTACCGCTTCGGCGGGATGCAAAAACTGTGCGGGTGTGCCGGTCGACGACAACGTGGCGGCAATCTTCTGCCCGATCCACCCCGCCTTGCCCATGCCGGTCACCACGACGCGACCGGTGCATGCCAAT
Coding sequences within it:
- a CDS encoding KpsF/GutQ family sugar-phosphate isomerase, whose protein sequence is MSALQPALVIPTVEVARLRAGKQIIREEATALNCVAENLSVQFSHAVETILACTGRVVVTGMGKAGWIGQKIAATLSSTGTPAQFLHPAEAVHGDLGCLHGGDVVLALSNSGETDEICQLIHHLKSMPTHLIAITGRETSTLAAASDITLSLGPVGEAGQLKLAPTNSTTAMLAVGDALAIVLSEERGFTPQDFARFHPGGSLGNRLKTVAETMRHGTDLRISNETRSIRDVLVGLSRPERRTGAVMLVDADGGLTGIFTDSDLARLLEQRADEQLDQPISNVMTRRPVTITADAMLTDALAILSQRRISELPVVDPEGCPVGLIDITDVIGLLPDVAARPA
- a CDS encoding LptA/OstA family protein gives rise to the protein MFKRLAITILATGCLCGAYGLYALCVTPMVQREMPVVKKQVKAKVDQPGKRGQRNEISTKHLPNSKWAWDALYQFHDGNRFIFTEKWERKPEAPSNGPGTNGTKGEIEFTPFAMVVINEDDPSEPPYTLVSRSAVLQFEKGFESTNYNPGRIVGGALKGVYEIRGPQGLWARGRNFFFQENPPLNPQFANAGDASPLAWSDDKVVFEYDGHRGTGHGLELKLIPDNKTDSRDKPAIAGIHTIRLRDHVEMHLLKEGNRPGQPDERVQINSDGPFVFDMISNTVSFSEVVKVIRRTLEGNDTLDSDMLHIVFREAKKIVQQPAEESDASPPRKKKSSKREFSRLLATGKRVLLKSQHNNVNATMQELTYDGDEKQIVMKDGHRVHVRQKNNDFYCPELTINQDENNEIISILGRGVGFMTSSDPDTHQVAYRAEWQKQIWKRPDPKSNQDILEFQEGARLLQANKMGIEGELIRIWLEEDETPRTAKTARVDEDAFGSSRNIKIQRLMARTNVVFAARDPEMSGSTKKLEVWFEEGKIPRVDETALTTPAARERLVKLNYQRPQNRQRGPIRQTTAASKASQPPRRLTNHGRGQALASTEDEISADALDAQASPDKAAAPQQQRRPPVSKQEPYSIDADRIQIRVIREGEEHHVSELRTVGHVSIIQEHKNGDEPLTIDCHKMTIHNEDMTNDHQKIWIEGTPADDHTPEMRAHLRDKGMHVEGMEIFTNRRENRIQVGGAGLMQRPVSNRLDGQELKTPELLTVWWKERMTFDGLHARFYDNVRIVLEDSELTCGQMDVELTNRISLIERDGDPRQVAEIRKVICRDGVQMNSKQFEGNLLVGTHRGEIFELAMNQVTGEMTSSGGGWMESWRRDNGKGGALGPGISASSNRSVRSGDVQEWKYTKITFRGHMDGNVSSFSDSNSSAMTKFHDDVVVVYGPVKRPTQVIDPDDLPEMGGMLASDTLRLRRLAAADQSSKPYITLLATGNARLDGQKYWGRADEVTYDGSSEQYTLRTAPKHGFAEVWVRERFQGKRDFHYQGQQVIVNELTGEARIINGASLGGGY